The genomic stretch GCTGACCGGGATTCCCCTCAGGTCGTGGTGCTCCCGAAAGACCTGCACGGCTACTCCTTCTCCCAGAACCCGTTTCGGATCAGATCCCCGAGCCCCTCCACGGCCTCCCGCGCATCCTCCCCGCAGGCGCGCACCGTCACGCGAGACCCCCTGCCGGCCGCCAGCATCAGGACGCCCATGATGCTCTTTCCGTTGACCGCGATGTCTTCCTTGCACACCTCGATCTCGCTCGTGTACGCCTGGGCCGCCTGCACCAGGAGCGCCGCCGCCCGGGCATGGAGCCCCAGGGAGTTGACGATGACGAAGGTGCGCTCTTCCGAGCCCGGGGTGTCTACGTCCATGCCACGATTCCCCAGCACAACACGGTTGCGGAAAGGACCACCCACGCGGGCTGCACCCCGCGGCCGACCACCCAGGCGGTGGCCAGCGTCAACCCCAGGGCCGCCGCGCTCCAGGCCGAGGCCGGCACCTCCCAGACCCCGAGCGACGTGGGACCGTACGCGGCGGCCAGGAGGCCGCCCAGGAGAAAGGCGCAGACGAACCGACACCGGCGGGCCCACACGAGAAGCCGCAGACGGCCCAGGGCCTCCACCACCTCCACGCCCCGGCGGTACCCCTGTACAAACGCGTAGGCGCGCCCTGCGAGATTGCACAGGGCAAACGAACCGACAAACGCCGCGGGCGCCCAGGACACCCCCCGATACGCCAGGTGCAGTGCCCCGACCATGAGGAGGGGCTTGAGGGCGCCCCAGTACAGGCTGTCGCCAACGGCCCCGTAGGGCCCCATGAGCCCGTTCTTGAGGCGGCGCACCTCGTGGGCAGCCCCTTCACCCCCTTCGGCCTCCAGCCGCACGGCGCTGCCCAACACCGCGGCAGCGAGAAAGGGGTGGCAGTTGAAGAACTCCAGGTGCCGGGACAGGGCCCGGCGATAGGCGTCG from Thermodesulfobacteriota bacterium encodes the following:
- a CDS encoding HPr family phosphocarrier protein: MDVDTPGSEERTFVIVNSLGLHARAAALLVQAAQAYTSEIEVCKEDIAVNGKSIMGVLMLAAGRGSRVTVRACGEDAREAVEGLGDLIRNGFWEKE
- a CDS encoding PTS system mannose/fructose/sorbose family transporter subunit IID; this encodes CGPGRGAWARARVGAGRRARGAAVALLKRADLARVFLRSLSLQAAWSFQGMQSLGFAYAMEPALARLYGAGDAYRRALSRHLEFFNCHPFLAAAVLGSAVRLEAEGGEGAAHEVRRLKNGLMGPYGAVGDSLYWGALKPLLMVGALHLAYRGVSWAPAAFVGSFALCNLAGRAYAFVQGYRRGVEVVEALGRLRLLVWARRCRFVCAFLLGGLLAAAYGPTSLGVWEVPASAWSAAALGLTLATAWVVGRGVQPAWVVLSATVLCWGIVAWT